The Nasonia vitripennis strain AsymCx chromosome 4 unlocalized genomic scaffold, Nvit_psr_1.1 chr4_random0003, whole genome shotgun sequence nucleotide sequence TTCCTCTAGGAATTTATTCATAGCCTTATTTCGGAACTCTGTTCCGTTGTCGGAAAAGAAGACTTTTGGCGTTCCGAACCGTAGAAAAACCCGCTCATtcaagtttttaatgatggTCTGAGCGTTGGCCTTTCATATAGGTATGCATTCTACCCACCTGGTAAACATGTCTTGAAACACCAGTAAATATTCATAACCGTAAGTAGACTTTGGTAGCGGACCCATTACGTCACCAGCAACTGTTTCCCATGGATGCGAGAAGTTGCGACTGCCCATCTGACCAGCtggttttctttgttcaaCTTTGCATTGCTGACAGATCAAGCAGCTTCGGACGTAATTTGTCACATCATTTTTCATCGATGGCCAATAGTATGACAGGGCGACTCTTTCTTGCGTTTTCTTGCGGCCAAAATGACCTGACGTCGCTTCGTCATGACACTCGTTCAAAACTTgagctcttttctctttcggaAGTACTAATTTCAAAGCATCTCATCTTCGAAAACATCATCGACGAATGCGTCAGGCCGGTAGGTATATAATTTCCCACCTAATAACTTCCAGCCAGGAAGTTCTAGCGGGTTATCAGTTACTTCCTTCTTTAATTCGGTGTACCATTTGTCAGTTGTTTCGTCCTCTGGTGTAATACTCGCAATAATCGGACGTGTCTCTTCTGCGTCGTCTTCTTCGTAAAGTCTCGACAGCGCATCGGGAACCACATTCATTGAGCCTTTGCGATGTTCGATCGTGTAATCATATTCCTGCAATTCAAGTGCCCATCTGTCTAAACGTCCAGTTGGATTTCGTAAATTACTTAGCCACTTGAGACTGCTATGATCGGTAATTACCAGAAAATGGCAACCTTCAACGTACGGACGGAATTTTTGTATCGCCCAGAGAACCGCTAAACAttcacgctcgctcgctgagTAATTCCGTTCCGCCGGAGTCATAGTGCGACTCGCGAACGATAACACACGTTCTTCCCCTTCTATCACCTGCGTTAAAACAGCACCAAGGCCTGTGCCAGAAGCGTCGCATTGTAGACAGAAGGTTTTATTAAAGTCTGGTCGGTGGAGAACCGGAGCGGATGCTATCAGCATTTTAGTTTACTCGAACGCGCGTTCTTGGTTCTCCCCCCAAACGTAGCTTATTCCTTTCTTAAGCAGTCGATTTAAAGGTTCAACTATCGTTGCAAAATCTTTGAGGAACTTCCTGTACCACGACGATATTCCCAAAAACCTGCGcagttgttttaatgtcttcgGAGTCGGGTACTCGATAATCGGAGCGATTTTATCCGGATCCGGACGAAAACCGTCCCTGTTGACGAGCACGCCAAGATACCGCACTTCCGATTGACAAAAATGACTTTTCTCGCGATTTATAGTCAATCGTGCTTTGGCTAGCTTCGTCAGCACGATCTCTAAGACTTTTAAATGGTCTTCGAACGTTTCGGTACAGACGATAATATCGTCCAAATAGCTGCAAGAGTGTGGTTCGAGATCGGGCGTAATCAAGGAATCGATCATACGCTGGAAGCAGGCAGGAGCACCAGCTAAGCCGAACGGGAGACGTTTCCATTGGAACAACCCCATCCCCGGGACCTTGAATGCTGTATACGGTcgactttccttttttatttttatctgatgGTAAGAGTTGCTCAAATCTATCGTCGATATGTAACGAGCACATTGAAGCTTACTCAAGATAGTATCCATGAAAGCTAGGGGGTAAGCGCTTACTTTggaaactttatttaatttgcggAAGTCGATGCACAATCGACACGGGACTAGCCCAGTCGCTGAACGAAGGCTCGATGATATCTGCTGCTAGTAACTCTCTTACTTGAGAAAAGAGCATTTCTTCGAGTTTCTTCGAAACCGGATAGAATTTCTGCTTGATCGGACGACATGTCTCTACCTCTAGATCGAACTTCACCAAGTTCGTAAAGCCGAGCGGCCCATCATCTTTAGGAATTAACCGATCGAGTAATTCTTCTAACATCCGTTTCTGGCCTTCATGCAAATCCTGCAGGCCAATCGAAGCTAAGACCGGACGAGTGGTTCCGTCTGTTACCGCTTCACAGGCGTTTATGACTTCGGTTGAATTTTCAACCGTTAACATTCGTTCACGAGGGTTAAGCCTGGCGTCGAATTGTAGAACGAAGTCAGCGCCTAAATTAGTCACCATTGAGGTTTTACCGTCCGCCATGCAGGCGACTATTCCGTCACATGGTTTTATTTCTACGTTACATGCACTGGCTAGTTGTACGGACGTAGCCCCGATGCAAGTTTGAGTGGCTCCTGGGTCGTAAAGTGCCCTGACCCTGAATTCACCTACCTGCACTTGCAGCCACCAGCGCTGGTCGGATAAAACAGCGTTACTACTGATCGCTGCAAAGTGTGCTATTGCAGTCGGATTTAGTTGTTCAGTCGACTGTGATGCCGAGATCCCTGAATTAACCTCGGGGTCAGTACGGATCTCGCTTACTGTTCCCCTTTGGCTTTTCCCGCATAATTGGGACACGTCTTCTTCGTAACGCCCGGTGACTTACAAGTCCAGCAAGCtagttctcttttttccttgtttgctgagtCACTCGAATTTCCAGATGGTTTATTGGCCTCCTTGGAGTCGGACTTATTTTTCACATCTGTCGGCACTGTAGACTTCGTCTGCTGATTTTCCGCAAAGGTTTTCTTCTTACCATGGGTAGATCTATTGGACCCATTTTAGTTCTGACGGCCGTAGTTATCCTTCTTCGCTATTGAAGGGTAATTGTTGTTGACCCAAGTCTTGAACCAGAGGGGTGGCTCCTTTGCATCCGTTGGACAGATAGCTGCTATCGCCGgctgatttttattctttgccTTCTCCTGTGGATTATAAGCCGCTCCTGGTAGCATAGATTTCTCCGGAGTAGGGGGTGGCTTGTAACGTGATTTTGCTCTCGTCCGTTTCTCGGCACTCACAGCTTTACTCTTGAATTCGTTTAGAGTTTCGAATTCCATTCGaccgaaaatcaattttaactctgaattcatattttgatataaaatatccaGCTGTTGTCGAACTGGTAGGGCATCCAGCATACGGTTGAATATCATGACCATGCTAACGTAGTAATCGTTTACGTCTTCGTGTGGTCCCTGCGTACGTGAACTCGCCTCCACAATTAGTTGTGAGCGCTCTTCGTCTGTCATGCCGTACGTTGCTCTGGCTTCCTCGCAGAAATCTTTCCACGTGTGTCATTTCGGACGTTCAACCCTACCCCATTTCAATGCTCTTCCTGATAGTAAAGAGGTGGTGTGTGATAACGCGTCTAACAATTCTTCCTCTGAAATCCTTGGACGAGCTAGTTTCCTACAACCTTCCACTAATCTGATAAACTCTTCTACATCTTCTGTTGACGTGCCTCCGAATTTTATATTCCATTTCCGTATTTTGTCGTTAATATCGGCGGAATTCTCTCTCAACGTATTTTGGAGGTTAGAGTCATAATATCCAGACGTATTAGTCTGTAGGTTGCTTGACCCTCGTTCTGAAACCAGGCGATTCGGACGTATTGGCTGGTCCCCCTCTCTCCAAGCATTCCCACTCCTTTGCTGGGAATCACCAGTATTTTGTGGTTGGTTTATTCTATGCTGATCGCACGTCTGGCAACACTGGCTTTGATGACATGTCAGTACTTGTGCCTGTTGTGCCATTCTGTTCTGTGAAAAGATATTCCTCTCGTAACTCGACTGTTGTGACGTATACGGAGGCTGAATCGGCCGTAGTTGGCCAGGCGTATGGTTGTATGGTGTCGACTGTTGACTTAGCCTTCGCTGAGGTTGCTAGTATATGTTGCTATCTTCTAATTCTGAAGTTGAGAGATTCTTGTTCGTTGGTTCGAAATACCTGGTCGTGTACGTCTCATTAAAATCTACGTGTTTACTCTTGGTCCCTTCTGATGGTGGTGCATCTTCTTTCGACCGTATAAATTCTGATGTTCGGGGTACTACACGGGTACTACACGCTGGGGGCTCTCTCTGAGCGCTGTTAGCTATGCgtaatttctttatatattCGCACGCCTCATCTCGTATTTTCTTATACTGTGCGATTTCGTCGTCTTTCTTTAATAGGTCGTCGACGACTCTTCTCGGTAAATTATACGTGCAGCCGTCGCTGGCTAAATACATCAAGAAATCGACGTTCGATGTTCTCTCTTGTTCATCCGCTAATTCTGGGGAATTCACGTCTATTCTTATTTGATCTGGATTTTCGAGGCTTTTCTCAATAACGTCATTCCCTACCGTGCTAGTATTATCGCACGGATTACCACCGAAAATTGTTGCTAACGGTTGTCGAACCTGTTCTCTATGTAGTGGTTGACCGAACCCTATTGTTACTGGTTCCAACCAGCTGAATTCGTTTTCGACGCCGCTTGGATTGCTGCAATCCGTAGGCTGATACGCCTGTTGCTCCTGACTTTCGGCATCAGGATTGCTGATTGCATTTCTTTGGTGCAAAATTCTTAGACTTATTTGATTCGCGTtccgctcttcttcttcaaataTGCCGCTGACTTCCTGAGGGATATAATTTGGTATGTACGACGCGCGTCGTGTCGCCCGCGACCTAAATAACTCCTCAGAATTTAACAGGGTTAGCGACGGATGGAAGTCTTCTGGCGCGTAGTCACCTGCTAGGCACCTAAACAATCGACGCATTCTGGCTTCATCAGCCCCCCTATCCTGCAAACCTAAGAAATCTAACGCTTAACCTAACGTATTCGCGTCCATCGATCTTACGTGGTCTTGTATCGCTACATGCGATCTGCTTAAGTCTATGTACGAGCCAGTTAAAGACATTGTGCTCGTTGAGTATTCTGACATTTAATAGAAGCAGAGCCGAGTCAAATTCAGcacaaccaaaaaaaaaactcaggaTTCAACAATCCAAGTTACTCTCGAAGTGAATTTAATACCTAGTTATCGACACTGGAACACACGTTTGCTTTTTCGATTAATAcgtgtgatttaattttaatcactcaattaaatttttataacggtaacaatgatttgtttttgaaccgCGATAAATTGCCTGACAGAGCAAGTAATCACGCACGTTTTGTGCtacaagttttaaaatctgagaaagagaaaaaaacttactaatttgtaaaaaaaaaaaacaattccactttaataaattatttgtgaatTTAAATGTTACTAACTCCCTCTATcatgcaaaaaaaatttttctacgcgaattcgaaaaagcaattatACGCCGGAGCGGCTGTGTGTTGATTGTATATGTAGATTCGTACGTTTCTGTACTCAACTACACAgctatttttttcacaaaaccaGGCTCAAGATCTcgcgaaatttttctaaattattatcgcgaTTTATACCTTAACATTCCTAATAACACAACAATTTGTTGAACTGCGAGATTACGGCTTAAACAGTAGTCAAGTATAAAAATTGCATCAGAGTGCAAAAAgaattctcaaaaatccaTACAATAGTTTGAATTCCTATACTGACTATAGTTCATCCGTCTCACTCGCACTCAGCCAAAAATTCCCTGCCTAACGGGCGACACTGTAAGAATTCGAGCTCTCGGTTCGCGGCGCGCGATGTAAACAATGTATACGCTCGCTGTCGCTGGCCGCTAGGTCGTTGACCGTTccagaagggccctgtttattgtaaattaacgtcgggcgtgcagaaggcacggctcggccgactcagatcatgcacgcgtttttacacgagcccgcggaggcggcgtaggtcgggtcgtataaaataacacacgagaagtttagataaggaaatgtatattcaattgtaactatacacggaggtaCAAACGCcacacacttcgacgaacgataaagagagacgagagatattaccctgtcgacgtgagagagtgagagtgcaagtacttacaactcagtagtggcagtagtacttgacgcaacggacgtggtccagtctcggacgtggagatgtaacagttcggacgggcgtcgcagcaactcgtcagtaacgcacggacgaatatcgttcgctctcgagatgctcgcaggactcacaacaaatccgcgtatatagtagcgcGAGCTGCTCatgtggatagcgcagcgagactaactctagtcgcggttctcccggccgtcggcacatcgttgtcatatctcgccaacgctgtgcggccaggcggcaaccgcgctacctatgctctcactctctctgtctctatcttgcctcgtttctcgttctcgctcgtttcggcgctcgttggcagcttgctgaaacaataatcttattacaattagtacatgattagccgttagacatttgacgtgcactcggCCGTCACAGTTCATAGATTTTATCAGAATCTGAAATTTGTTAGTCTTCGTGACAAAAACGTGAAATCCGTTAGTTTTCGTGGCGAAAATGTGAAATCTCATATTCTTCGCGGCAactattgaaatttaatgctCTTCGTGGCAAAGACGTGAAATCTCATGGTTTTCTTGGCTGGAAATGAAATCTCGCAGTTAAAATTACAAATGCAATATTCCACCATGGTAATAATATCAATTCAGGACATTATACGAACATGTTacggaaaaataataaatggatAAGGGTCGACGacttaaatgtaataaaacaaaattggcCTAAGTACAGCAAAGATGCTtatcttattttattaggAGAAATATAATTCATTAAATAATATGTATCTATCAACTATTGAGAAATGAttcgaaataaacaaaaaaaagtggATTAGGCCATTTTGCATAATATTGTCCATtaaattacgtttttttttgttctattaCACTAAAAACATGCTATTAAATTGGTGTAAATCGAGTGGAAAGTATCACTTTTCCACACTATTGGttaattaatttagaaaatattatgcGATTGGGGATACcgttttaaacaaagttttatATATCATTCATTTTAACACTTTTATATGTAAATCTCATTAAATTATGAGAtataaaacattgttttaaggaaatgtaaaagaaaatttaaaataatttcagtttagttaatagaaaaatgttgAGAAAGGAAAACTGTTACAtttccttaaaaaaaaaaaaaacgcgccgaGATATCTACCGCTTGGTGGTGAGGAAACGATATCatcaaaatgtaattattacaaagattacgtaaaatatattttattaaagtgtgtaagaaaatgaaaatggcAGAGATAATATATCAACTAATAAAACTAACACcctgtttacaaatatataagaTAGTAAATAGAGTGTCAGTtaaaaaagagagagtgaTGACTCTTGGAGATCAGTTTAACGATTATAGCTatgcgaaagaaagagagagagaattataattgattatgtttatgcaatttattagaaataattttatctatcaaacgaaaaagtacaaaaactttatagaaatatatatgaagtaaaataattttgatattaaagtAATACATTGAAACAGTCACGACTTATCTCGGTCctgtagtaattaaatttatgtaagaatacaaaatctattgattttactatCTGAAAAGTGGCGAACATTTACTAATCTGCGTCGTGATTCTGACaacagattaaatagaaagattttaaatttttataataattctcaatTATGATAGTTCAGGTCCGGGTAGTGGAGGTTTATCGCAATAAAgagatttttgttctttataacaaaaataaatatattcaaataaataaataatagaatattgcgtataTCTAGCATATATTCTAAGTatcagaaaaattaaatgggtaaattgatttttgatttttacatacaaaaattaacaGATACGCGTTTAAGTTGTGTAATCTGATTTGAAACGTATTGTTACAAGAAGAGATTTTATGCAGACACGCTTAAATTTGCGTTATCTGATCGTAttcgaaattttacaagtttaaattaggtaacaaaatttttcaaaattattttgacaagaattagaatttttctaagtctAGAACTGATATGCTTTATGATGCGATATCGTGCCTaactcgaaatttttataagtgtagaaatatttgaaaatattctaagtcttttacctgctcaaggcaTAAATTGCTCAAAAGCAgggactaggcgctttagttgcgctTCGGATAGTGAGCTCATACTGGCCGTgcgggtccttttataggccTCGGAGCGAACGGGGATCGTGCCGCCGAAAATACTTCCACATTCACACTTTCACACAGACATTCACACTTATGTACAAAACCCAttcatataaataatttataatatgcgcgcgctacgccgccgccgtcgcttctccttctcttgcgccgctgcgctcgccgcttctatatatatatatatatatatatatatatatatatatatatatatatatatatatatatatatatatatatatatatatatggtgtgtagcgcgctctccctcttcATTCGGTGTTGCTGCTACCGCCGCtcgctggctcgtggcgctgctgaagTTGCGCTGTCAGCTGTAGCGCGGGCTCATCCTAATTGAAAATGGGGGAGCGCGatactcgcgtaaaatctaaaaatgtattcaatatattttagtttttattctgtatagttttttgcggagcttgtacggggcGTTACAacataatgttgaaggaagctacgtgccgaagaattggcagcggttttttttcctttatgTTAGTATATGATTCTTTTGGTATCACTATGTAGTAGCCTCATCgattatgtaatttttaatatttagtaATAGTTgtcaatttaatttattaattctcTTCTATAACTAATGCATGCAAAGAATCATGTTCTCTTTTTCAATGTTACGTCTTTGGTCCTACtagaaatttaatatttcttttgccatcaaatattttgttaattaacTCGAACGTAACATGATAGAAAAAAGAATCCCGATCCTCccttaaaatatatcttgtTCTTAATCTCTATTTACTTGTTTATTGTTTTGAAGTCATGATCTGAAACGTTACAGTGGTGTATGAAGTCGGCTTAAGAATACCCTCGTGGCTGCTTCCTTAATGAATTAGTTCTTGTTCGTTGTTCAGCTAATTATACGATGGTTCTGCACGCGATGTCTAATTCTTcttatatcaataatattatCATCTACTTTTAATCGTACTtctatatattcatttatttcaaCTCTTCTTGCAGTAATGGTTCGGATAATAGTTTATCTAAATTTCGTTGAAATCGTCATATAATGGTTCTTAATTTTTCCGAGTGGTCGGGTTAGATATAATTTTATGCTTTTTATCCTCATCTTACATGTTCGATGAAATCGTCAAGATGTTTCCTCTTTAAGAGTTTACATGAATCATATGTTCGATTGTTTGTTAACATATGCAACATTCTTCTAATTTAATGGCACACTCTGCGCAATCAATTAAATGAGAACAAGGAAGAAAAAGGATCTTGCCTTCCTTTCTGAAACATATTTTACAATCCAGTGGTTTCATTACTACTATATCTGATTTATCCGAACTAGAATATTGATCATGGCAATGTAGACTCTTTGGTGGTGGTTTTCTATTAAAGTTTACACTTGTATATACTTTTTCTATGAATTCTTCTCCTTTCCGGGTTCTTAGATAATTGTAGTATGGTGCAAGGATAGCGTGTATAATCCATAGATCCTCTCCGTGTTGAAGTCGAGACATTTTGCAATCGCAGTAAAAACAATAGACTTGATTTTCGTAATAATTATAACAGAGGCCCATCTCTGCTAAGATTTCTGGCTTCTGGCTTAATCCTTCTAACCATAATATCAAAGTGTATAGTCTGTCATTATAAGCTATGTATTCAGGATGCTTAGGACCTGACGATTGTTCAGATATGCTCAGTAAGGTTCTAATTAGAGCTTGATCCCTTGCACTGGTATCACATATAGCCATTTTCAATTCAGTGTAATTCTTAGTTTAACCCAACGTAACTTGTCCCAGAGTTCGATTCTTCGGCTTAGGCGGAATCTAAAACAATAAAACAGAATTGCTCCTCTTTTGTGTTCTTTGAGTCGTGTAAAATCTTGTATTAATGTTTTACGAGTGTTGAAATCGTTAACTACTTGATTCTTCTTAACTCAGTGATAATTGGTTTTGTGTCCaagtaaaaattatatcttTGTGAGTGAAAATTGAGCATATATTTGtactttttcattaatttttatattaaataaaaatttttcaatgatccttgttaattttttgcttggcgataatttaaaatgatCGTTGTTAGTTTGTGGTGGAGAAGTAAAAGAAAGAACAAGTTTAATTACACAATGAAAGAATTGATGTCatgattattgttattttaattgtaatgaaGATTTTCCCGCATATTTGaggattattaaaattttttttttctgtgagGTAGAATTTTTGGATTTTCTCGAATTACAGTAGTTATACGATTTTCGTTGCATAGACAAGATTTTGCTTAATACTGATTCTCGCTTGCCTATGCCTATAATCGACATATATATGATATACATATCATTGCCATCGGGGCGCAAGCGCATATCTCTATATAATCGCCATCAGGACGCTAGCATTCATGTCTAGTATTGCTACGAAGGTACTACCAAGTTTGTTAGTACAGTCTTACAGATCACAGTGTATCTTGAGGCGCGTTGATCTGTtggttatatttttttcttaagctTAGTTTCTTTGAATGTAGATTTcaacaattatttttctactcctttttttttaatttttatctcaCTTGTTTAATCGATTAATGCTAATATTGTAATTATGCTTTATATACTTTATACTTAAACTATTTTGGACATGTATCATCTAATTAATTTAGACTTAGTCTTTTCTGGTTCAATGTATGATTTACGTACGCGATTCATATGTACTACTTTATACTTATTAGTTTTTAGTTGTATCTTAATATTACCATTACGCAGTATATCTACGACTAAATAGGGACCTTCGTACTGGTCTTTTAGCTTATGAATTTTTCCTCCTTTAAGTAGCCAAATATAATcgccaaccttaaaatctTGTGGATTTGCACTTCtgtcataataatattttgcacGCCATTTGGCTGCTATTAATTTTTCTCGCGCAATTTCTTGAATGTTATTCAACCTGGTTGTTAATTCGATAATATAATCGGCATACGTCGGAAGTCTGTCCTCTATTTCGAGTGGGTCGCTCGACGGTGAACGAGCCAATCTTGCGAAAACTAACTCGTAAGGCATGTGTTGTGTCGCTTCGTGTACGGACGTATTATACGAAAAAGCAGCCATCTCTAGCCACTGGTCCCATTGTTCGTCTTGCGagataaattgtttcaaataTTCGCTCAGTACATGGTGACTTCTCTCAAGAGAGCCGTTCGACTGTGGATGAAAGGCTGTCGTTTTAAACTGTGTGATTCTGAATCTTTTTGCTACTCGTTTCATTAAACTGcttaaaaaatttgtccctTGATTGGCCAAAATAGGAGCGCCAAAAGTGCAGATGAAACGTTTTATCAAAGCGTCTGCGAATGATCGCGCCGTTGTATCTTTATGAGCGATCGCTAGAGAATATTTAGTTAGACAACATTGTATTGTTAATATATTATCGTGTCCGTCTTCTGTTCGCGGAAACGGGCCAACTATGTCTAAAGCAACTTTTTCAAAGGGTTGAACAGGTGTATCCGTTATGACCATACGATGTTTAGTCTTGACTCGaattaatttctttaattGACAAGGTAAACACTTCCGAATATACATTTGTATGTCGATTGTATTCATATTTTcccaataaaaattttgctttACGCGCTTATAGGTTTTATTTATGCCTTTATGTCCGCATATGGCAGAATAATGAGCCTCCTCAATA carries:
- the LOC116417045 gene encoding baculoviral IAP repeat-containing protein 7-A-like; translation: MAICDTSARDQALIRTLLSISEQSSGPKHPEYIAYNDRLYTLILWLEGLSQKPEILAEMGLCYNYYENQVYCFYCDCKMSRLQHGEDLWIIHAILAPYYNYLRTRKGEEFIEKVYTSVNFNRKPPPKSLHCHDQYSSSDKSDIVVMKPLDCKICFRKEGKILFLPCSHLIDCAECAIKLEECCIC